From Daphnia pulicaria isolate SC F1-1A chromosome 4, SC_F0-13Bv2, whole genome shotgun sequence, one genomic window encodes:
- the LOC124338303 gene encoding probable methyltransferase-like protein 24 — protein MTLQRRKTGLIVTIITSGPVYSIVKLIDYEKTAMDTLEPSQIIDYFLWTNQPSCQMAQYFGGRMVTSADGLSVALDGQKAICLDSAVAPIPDNCLVYSFGINHEWSFDQAMELYGCQVYAFDPSMNVSDHNRTEAIHFYQMALGDVDRDGWNEEADVPSRTLSSIYNMLKPLHGGDSIIDYLKMDIEATEWRVLPQIIQSGMMDKVRQLAVEIHLDYDQSLSVYRQQAGILRSLEDYGMVRFDSKRNMFTVVDFTQVGNLAAAVDYEIAWYNSKLMRV, from the exons ATGACTCTACAAAGGAGAAAAACCGGTCTTATTGTTACT ATAATAACATCAGGGCCAGTTTATTCCATCgtcaaattaattgattacGAAAAAACAGCGATGGACACACTTGAGCCTTCGCAAATCATCGATTACTTTCTGTGGACTAATCAGCCGTCGTGTCAAATGGCCCAGTATTTCGGTGGGCGGATGGTGACGTCGGCCGACGGACTTTCGGTGGCCCTGGACGGGCAGAAGGCCATTTGCCTGGACTCTGCAGTGGCGCCAATTCCGGACAACTGCCTCGTCTACTCGTTTGGCATCAACCACGAATGGAGTTTCGACCAAGCCATGGAACTCTACGGATGCCAAGTGTACGCCTTCGATCCGTCCATGAACGTGTCGGATCACAACCGGACAGAGGCCATCCATTTTTATCAAATGGCCTTAGGAGACGTGGACAGGGATGGATGGAATGAGGAGGCCGACGTGCCGTCACGAACCTTGTCGTCCATTTACAACATGTTGAAGCCCCTCCATGGTGGTGATTCCATCATTGATTATCTCAAAATGGACATTGAAGCCACAGAGTGGCGGGTCTTGCCACAAATCATCCAGTCGGGGATGATGGACAAGGTGAGGCAGTTGGCCGTAGAGATCCATCTGGATTACGACCAGTCTTTAAGTGTTTACCGACAGCAGGCCGGAATTCTCCGGTCGCTGGAAGACTACGGAATGGTCCGCTTCGATTCCAAACGCAACATGTTTACCGTGGTCGATTTCACTCAGGTGGGAAATTTGGCAGCTGCAGTTGATTACGAAATCGCTTGGTACAACAGCAAACTGATGAGGGTGTAA
- the LOC124338292 gene encoding glycoprotein-N-acetylgalactosamine 3-beta-galactosyltransferase 1-like, whose protein sequence is MMLDTIHCEVLRNFKRKLMMGRVSSKGFPAGLGLGFVLGLLVSTLIHFSVSLSSPCHCNQKRQLFHHSSVTDKYSGVLNQKGDRILCWIVTSPKTHSRAQLIKETWGKRCDRLLFMSSAQDERLPDAIILPVNDTYTNLWGKTQEALKYIYTHHLNEAEWFYKADDDTYAVMDNMRHLLSSFDPLAALHLGFRYEDPNNGQHFMSGGSGYVLTREAIRRFVEIGLGNNNSIRLKGNQTNSTLISPCSIGHQGLEDVNLGSCLEKLGVTAGDSRDENKVERFLPWSLEDMICGHRKYKPEDYWMLREWSFYYPLKQDMECCSHYAVAFHYVKDYQLKVYEYLIYKLRLY, encoded by the exons atgatgttGGACACGATACACTGTGAAGTGCTGAGAAATTTCAAACGAAAATTGATGATGGGTCGAGTGTCGAGCAAAGGATTTCCGGCCGGATTGGGACTCGGTTTCGTCTTGGGACTCTTGGTGTCGAcgttgattcatttttcagtGTCGCTTTCATCACCTTGTCATTGCAATCAAAAGAGACAATTATTCCATCACAGTTCCGTAACGGATAAATACAGCGGAGTATTGAATCAGAAAGGCGATCGGATTCTCTGCTGGATCGTCACCTCTCCCAAAACTCATTCCAGGGCTCAATTAATCAAAGAAACGTGGGGCAAACGCTGCGATCGATTACTTTTCATGAGTTCCGCTCAAG ACGAAAGATTACCTGATGCCATTATCCTGCCAGTTAACGACACTTACACTAATTTATGGGGGAAGACTCAGGAAGCTCTGAAATACATTTACACTCACCATTTAAACGAAGCCGAGTGGTTCTACAAGGCCGATGACGACAC ATACGCTGTGATGGATAACATGCGCCATTTGCTGTCGTCATTCGATCCTTTGGCAGCTCTGCATTTGGGATTCAGGTACGAAGATCCCAATAACGGCCAACATTTCATGTCCGGCGGCTCCGGTTACGTTCTGACTAGAGAAGCCATTCGACGATTCGTTGAAATTGGCCTAGGAAATAATAACTCAATTAGACTAAAAGGCAATCAGACTAATTCAACTTTAATCAGCCCATGCTCAATTGGTCACCAAGGGTTAGAAGATGTCAACTTAG GAAGTTGCTTGGAGAAACTGGGAGTGACAGCGGGAGATTCGCGTGACGAGAACAAAGTGGAGCGATTCTTACCCTGGAGTCTGGAAGATATGATTTGCGGTCACCGGAAGTACAAACCGGAAGACTATTGGATGTTGCGTGAATGGTCATTTTATTATCCACTCAAACAG GACATGGAATGTTGTTCACACTACGCAGTGGCCTTCCATTACGTTAAAGACTATCAACTTAAAGTCTACGAGTATCTCATCTACAAATTACGTCTTTATTAA
- the LOC124338261 gene encoding alpha-(1,3)-fucosyltransferase C-like, whose amino-acid sequence MTSHKSLVIVSQVISKRKAKSLLQTIGRRLFCRRKNWASIRRRTQWLVLVILFVLPFIFLLMCVVLFKNDQMEDLTVIELMGDNKMPSRLASEPKRKKLKRILYWTEYFGTKDYPFKLGHQSFKMAGCRVSNCQLTDDRNLLNTSDAVIFHINDFDDRDLPDPHHRLAHQRFIFYNFETMDGYQDYPFFKKTHNFFNWTMTYRRDSDIYDAWTYGAIRRRTNALPPPTSMPVRLGLDVLPPDPAAMMMPRSRHLLLAKKTKMVAWFVSHCRTESLREKYFQWLGQHVPIDTYGTCGSLTCVPVRSDKCDVELLDSYKFYVAAENAICPDYVTEKFYRALAADIVPIVYGGADYSAYAPPSSYINAGDFKSPKALADYLKLLDQNDGLYLKYFEWKKDYEVVNWPVSGWCQLCEKLNDAQQTPKVYQDMTDWWFHKHIPCLSGYDYLEHLLQQDAKDNSKDDL is encoded by the exons ATGACAAGCCATAAATCTCTGGTAATCGTGTCGCAAGTGATTTCCAAACGAAAAGCCAAATCGCTGCTGCAGACTATTGGTCGACGCCTCTTTTGCCGGAGGAAAAATTGGGCCAGCATCAGAAGAAGAACCCAATGGCTTGTCTTGgtcattttgtttgtgttacctttcatctttttattgATGTGTGTTgttctatttaaaaatgatcag atGGAAGACTTGACTGTGATTGAATTGATGGGCGATAATAAAATGCCCAGTCGTCTGGCATCGGaacccaaaaggaaaaagttaaaaCGGATTTTATACTGGACAGAGTATTTCGGAACCAAAGACTATCCGTTCAAACTGGGTCACCAATCGTTCAAAATGGCCGGCTGTCGTGTGAGCAATTGCCAATTAACGGACGATCGAAATCTATTGAATACCAGCGATGCCGTCATCTTCCACATCAATGATTTCGACGACAGAGACCTGCCGGACCCGCACCATCGACTTGCCCATCAACGGTTCATCTTTTACAATTTCGAAACGATGGATGGATATCAAGACTATccatttttcaagaaaactcacaactttttcaacTGGACAATGACCTATCGGCGTGATTCAGACATTTACGACGCCTGGACTTATGGCGCCATTCGACGCCGGACCAACGCCCTTCCACCACCGACCAGCATGCCCGTCAGACTGGGCCTGGATGTCCTTCCGCCTGATCCAGCTGCCATGATGATGCCCAGAAGTCGACACTTATTGCTGGccaaaaagacgaaaatggtCGCCTGGTTCGTGTCTCATTGCCGCACTGAGAGTCTCAGGGAGAAATATTTCCAGTGGCTGGGCCAGCACGTCCCTATCGACACCTACGGCACTTGCGGATCACTCACGTGCGTTCCGGTGCGGAGTGACAAGTGCGACGTTGAGTTGCTGGACAGTTACAAGTTCTACGTGGCGGCCGAGAATGCCATTTGTCCCGATTACGTCACAGAGAAATTCTACCGGGCACTGGCCGCTGACATTGTGCCCATCGTCTACGGAGGTGCCGATTACTCGGCCTACGCCCCGCCCTCTTCATACATTAACGCGGGAGATTTCAAATCGCCAAAAGCCCTGGCCGATTATTTAAAGTTACTGGACCAAAACGACGGCCTCtatctgaaatatttcgaatggaAAAAAGATTACGAGGTGGTCAACTGGCCAGTCAGCGGCTGGTGTCAACTTTGCGAGAAACTCAACGATGCCCAGCAGACACCCAAAGTCTACCAGGACATGACGGACTGGTGGTTCCATAAACATATCCCGTGTCTATCCGGATATGATTACCTTGAACATTTACTCCAACAAGACGCCAAAGATAACAGCAAAGATGATTTGTAG
- the LOC124337774 gene encoding lactosylceramide 4-alpha-galactosyltransferase-like translates to MTKSLCIDNLVLTPPPSADGLVMTANLLPSQWTPFNGSQLNNRRIFFHETSGKAKLNLQQCCAIESAAKHNPDRPVQLFLRPESTECSSSDGSQSTYRPAWLEILSQYPNVAAILVNEDRYFAGSPLQDWYQNGRWLKSPHQVAHLSDYIRILTLYKGGGLYLDTDILTLKTYDQGGDMFRNCLVYGSGRMEVFSNGVIHLEAGHWLSAELVRLLAEEYDPDAYAYHGPALVSEVMGRKCGVVAGYSNSNHCKDIKLLSDRFFYPIEAPFSDVIFRDNNNKTDVATLVKIKNSYGLHLWNSLSYVHRPVKINSNQIFSVLARQHCPLTVARAADF, encoded by the coding sequence ATGACAAAATCCCTGTGCATAGACAATCTGGTCCTAACTCCTCCGCCATCTGCTGACGGCCTTGTCATGACGGCCAATCTCCTGCCCAGCCAGTGGACACCTTTCAACGGCAGCCAATTGAACAATCGTCGCATCTTCTTCCACGAAACGAGTGGCAAAGCCAAACTGAATTTGCAGCAATGCTGTGCCATTGAATCGGCGGCCAAACACAATCCCGACCGACCCGTCCAGCTCTTTCTCCGGCCGGAATCGACTGAATGTTCCAGCAGTGATGGCAGCCAATCGACATATCGCCCAGCCTGGTTAGAAATCCTTTCGCAATATCCAAATGTAGCCGCCATTTTAGTCAACGAGGATCGGTACTTTGCCGGAAGCCCATTGCAGGATTGGTACCAAAACGGCCGGTGGCTTAAAAGTCCGCACCAAGTGGCCCACCTGTCCGATTACATCCGCATTTTAACGCTGTACAAAGGCGGAGGACTCTATTTAGACACGGACATCCTGACTCTCAAAACTTATGACCAGGGCGGTGACATGTTCCGCAATTGTTTGGTGTACGGAAGCGGCCGGATGGAAGTGTTTAGCAACGGCGTCATCCATCTGGAAGCCGGCCATTGGCTGTCGGCCGAACTCGTTCGATTGCTGGCGGAAGAATACGATCCGGATGCGTACGCTTATCACGGGCCGGCTCTTGTTAGCGAAGTGATGGGCCGCAAGTGCGGCGTTGTGGCGggatattcaaattcaaatcattgCAAGGATATTAAACTTTTATCCGATCGATTTTTCTACCCGATCGAGGCCCCGTTCTCCGACGTCATCTTCCGtgataacaacaacaagacggATGTGGCAACGctggtcaaaattaaaaacagttaCGGACTCCATTTGTGGAATTCCTTGTCGTACGTCCACCGACCTGTCAAAATTAAttccaatcaaattttctCGGTTCTGGCACGTCAACATTGTCCGCTCACCGTCGCAAGAGCCgccgatttttaa